The Vicia villosa cultivar HV-30 ecotype Madison, WI linkage group LG1, Vvil1.0, whole genome shotgun sequence genome includes a region encoding these proteins:
- the LOC131596669 gene encoding uncharacterized protein LOC131596669: MGEYTNNFQAQRGIRKGYPISPLLFMLIMEYLTRLIDRMQLDPNFNHHPKCEKVKMTNLTFADDILLFCREDAISGQMMLQTMHKFSTSTSMVMDPNKCKIYFGGLNFDDRVIMKHVSGFQEGDYPFRYLGVPLTTKKL, from the coding sequence ATGGGGGAGTATACTAATAATTTTCAGGCTCAAAGAGGTATTAGGAAAGGATATCCTATCTCTCCCTTACTCTTTATGCTCATTATGGAGTACTTGACTAGACTCATAGACAGAATGCAGCTTGATCCTAATTTCAATCACCATCCCAAATGTGAGAAAGTTAAAATGACCAACCTAACTTTTGCTGATGACATTTTACTATTCTGCAGAGAGGATGCTATATCTGGCCAAATGATGCTTCAGACTATGCATAAATTCTCTACCTCCACAAGTATGGTAATGGATCCAAACAAATGCAAGATTTATTTTGGTGGTTTAAATTTTGATGACAGGGTTATTATGAAGCATGTTTCTGGATTCCAAGAAGGGGACTATCCTTTTAGATACTTGGGAGTTCCCTTAACTACCAAGAAGCTTTAG